In Mastomys coucha isolate ucsf_1 unplaced genomic scaffold, UCSF_Mcou_1 pScaffold5, whole genome shotgun sequence, one genomic interval encodes:
- the Dhrs13 gene encoding dehydrogenase/reductase SDR family member 13, with the protein MEMLLLGAGLLLGAYVLVYYNLVKAPPCGGIGSLRGRTVVVTGANSGIGKMTALELARRGARVVLACRSRERGEAAAFDLRQESGNNEVIFMTLDLASLASVQAFATAFLSSEPRLDILIHNAGISSCGRTRETFNLLLRVNHVGPFLLTHLLLPRLRSCAPSRVVIVSSAAHRRGRLDFTRLDCPVVGWQQELRAYADSKLANVLFARELATQLEGTGVTCYAAHPGPVNSELFLRHLPGWLCPILRPLAWLVLRAPQGGAQTPLYCALQEGIEPLSGRYFANCHVEEVSPAARDDQAAHRLWKATKKLAGLAPGDDDDPEEEPEPQDPTALSSRSGPSPEKTSVSGPSHSYRGPQDLSKLTQRRIQAKDEPIP; encoded by the exons atggagatgctgctgctgggcGCCGGGCTGCTGCTGGGCGCCTACGTGCTTGTCTACTACAACCTGGTGAAGGCCCCACCGTGCGGCGGCATCGGCAGCCTGCGAGGCCGCACGGTCGTGGTCACTG GCGCCAATAGCGGCATCGGGAAGATGACAGCGCTGGAGTTGGCGCGCCGGGGAGCGCGCGTGGTGCTGGCCTGCCGCAGCCGGGAGCGCGGGGAGGCGGCCGCCTTCGACCTCCGCCAG GAAAGTGGAAACAATGAGGTCATCTTCATGACCTTGGACTTGGCCAGTCTGGCCTCCGTGCAGGCCTTCGCCACAGCcttcttaagctctgagccaaGGCTGGACATCCTCATCCACAATGCAG GGATCAGCTCCTGTGGCCGGACTCGGGAAACCTTTAACCTGCTGTTGCGAGTGAACCATGTTGGCCCTTTTCTGCTGACACACTTGTTGCTACCCCGCCTGAGGTCGTGTGCCCCCAGCCGTGTGGTGATAGTGTCATCGGCTGCCCACCGACGTGGCCGTCTCGACTTCACACGTCTGGACTGCCCAGTGGTGGGCTGGCAGCAGGAGCTTCGGGCATATGCCGACAGCAAGCTAGCCAACGTGCTGTTTGCCCGGGAGCTTGCCACCCAGCTTGAGGGCACTGGTGTTACCTGCTATGCGGCTCACCCAG GACCTGTGAACTCGGAGCTCTTCCTGCGTCACCTTCCTGGATGGCTGTGTCCTATTTTGCGCCCACTGGCTTGGCTGGTGCTCCGGGCACCTCAAGGGGGTGCCCAGACACCCCTGTACTGTGCCCTGCAGGAGGGCATTGAGCCCCTCAGTGGGAGATATTTTGCCAACTGCCATGTGGAGGAGGTCTCCCCAGCTGCTAGAGATGACCAGGCTGCTCATAGGCTATGGAAAGCTACCAAGAAGCTGGCAGGGCTTGCGCCTGGAGACGATGATGACCCTGAAGAAGAGCCAGAACCTCAGGATCCCACAGCCCTATCTTCTCGGAGTGGCCCCAGCCCTGAGAAAACCTCAGTTTCTGGACCTTCTCATAGCTATCGGGGCCCGCAAGACTTATCCAAATTGACACAGCGAAGAATTCAGGCGAAGGATGAACCTATACCCTAA
- the Flot2 gene encoding flotillin-2 isoform X2 produces the protein MGNCHTVGPNEALVVSGGCCGSDYKQYVFGGWAWAWWCISDTQRLSLEVMTILCRCENIETSEGVPLFVTGVAQVKIMTEKELLAVACEQFLGKNVQDIKNVVLQTLEGHLRSILGTLTVEQIYQDRDQFAKLVREVAAPDVGRMGIEILSFTIKDVYDKVDYLSSLGKTQTAVVQRDADIGVAEAERDAGIREAECKKEMLDVKFMADTKIADSKRAFELQKSAFSEEVNIKTAEAQLAYELQGAREQQKIRQEEIEIEVVQRKKQIAVEAQEILRTDKELIATVRRPAEAEAHRIQQIAEGEKVKQVLLAQAEAEKIRKIGEAEAAVIEAMGKAEAERMKLKAEAYQKYGDAAKMALVLEALPQIAAKISAPLSKVDEIVVLSGDNSKVTSEVNRLLAELPASVHALTGVDLSKIPLIKNATGAQV, from the exons ATGGGCAATTGCCACACGGTGGGCCCCAACGAGGCACTGGTGGTCTCAG GGGGCTGTTGTGGTTCTGACTACAAACAGTATGTGTTTGGCGGCTGGGCTTGGGCCTGGTGGTGTATCTCGGACACTCAGAG ACTGTCTCTGGAGGTTATGACCATCCTGTGTCGCTGTGAGAATATTGAGACGTCGGAGGGGGTCCCGCTATTCGTAACAGGGGTTGCACAG GTGAAGATCATGACAGAGAAGGAGCTCCTGGCTGTAGCCTGTGAACAGTTCCTGGGCAAGAACGTACAGGACATTAAGAACGTCGTGCTGCAGACCCTGGAGGGACATCTACGCTCCATCCTTG GGACTCTGACTGTGGAGCAGATTTATCAGGACCGAGACCAGTTTGCCAAGCTGGTTCGGGAAGTGGCTGCCCCTGATGTTGGCCGCATGGGCATCGAGATCCTCAGCTTCACCATCAAg gATGTTTATGACAAAGTAGACTATCTGAGCTCCCTGGGCAAGACACAGACCGCTGTGGTGCAGAGAGATGCAGACATTGGTGTGGCAGAGGCAGAACGGGACGCAGGCATCCGG GAAGCTGAGTGCAAGAAGGAGATGCTAGATGTGAAGTTCATGGCAGACACCAAGATTGCTGACTCCAAGAGAGCCTTTGAGCTGCAAAAGTCAGCCTTTAGTGAGGAGGTCAACATCAAG ACAGCTGAGGCCCAGTTGGCCTATGAGCTACAAGGGGCCCGAGAGCAGCAGAAGATCCGGCAGGAAGAGATTGAGATTGAGGTAGTACAGCGCAAGAAGCAGATCGCCGTGGAGGCGCAGGAGATCCTCCGCACCGACAAGGAGCTCATCGCCACTGTGCGCCGTCCTGCAGAGGCCGAGGCCCACCGCATCCAGCAGATCGCTGAGGGTGAAAA GGTGAAACAAGTCCTCTTGGCACAAGCAGAAGCTGAGAAGATTCGCAAAatcggggaggcagaggcagcagtcATTGAGGCAATGGGCAAGGCAGAGGCTGAGCGGATGAAGCTTAAGGCTGAGGCCTACCAGAAGTATGGAGATGCAGCCAAGATGGCCTTGGTGCTGGAGGCCCTGCCCCAG ATTGCTGCCAAGATCTCCGCGCCCCTGAGTAAAGTCGACGAGATTGTGGTTCTCAGTGGAGACAACAGTAAGGTGACATCAGAAGTGAACCGGCTGCTAgcagaactgcctgcctctgtgcaCGCTCTCACCGGTGTGGACCTCTCAAAG ATACCCCTAATCAAGAATGCTACTGGTGCACAGGTGTGA
- the Flot2 gene encoding flotillin-2 isoform X1, with amino-acid sequence MGNCHTVGPNEALVVSGGCCGSDYKQYVFGGWAWAWWCISDTQRISLEIMTLQPRCEDVETAEGVALTVTGVAQVKIMTEKELLAVACEQFLGKNVQDIKNVVLQTLEGHLRSILGTLTVEQIYQDRDQFAKLVREVAAPDVGRMGIEILSFTIKDVYDKVDYLSSLGKTQTAVVQRDADIGVAEAERDAGIREAECKKEMLDVKFMADTKIADSKRAFELQKSAFSEEVNIKTAEAQLAYELQGAREQQKIRQEEIEIEVVQRKKQIAVEAQEILRTDKELIATVRRPAEAEAHRIQQIAEGEKVKQVLLAQAEAEKIRKIGEAEAAVIEAMGKAEAERMKLKAEAYQKYGDAAKMALVLEALPQIAAKISAPLSKVDEIVVLSGDNSKVTSEVNRLLAELPASVHALTGVDLSKIPLIKNATGAQV; translated from the exons ATGGGCAATTGCCACACGGTGGGCCCCAACGAGGCACTGGTGGTCTCAG GGGGCTGTTGTGGTTCTGACTACAAACAGTATGTGTTTGGCGGCTGGGCTTGGGCCTGGTGGTGTATCTCGGACACTCAGAG GATTTCCTTAGAGATTATGACGTTGCAGCCCCGCTGTGAGGACGTAGAGACGGCCGAGGGGGTAGCTTTAACTGTGACGGGTGTCGCCCAG GTGAAGATCATGACAGAGAAGGAGCTCCTGGCTGTAGCCTGTGAACAGTTCCTGGGCAAGAACGTACAGGACATTAAGAACGTCGTGCTGCAGACCCTGGAGGGACATCTACGCTCCATCCTTG GGACTCTGACTGTGGAGCAGATTTATCAGGACCGAGACCAGTTTGCCAAGCTGGTTCGGGAAGTGGCTGCCCCTGATGTTGGCCGCATGGGCATCGAGATCCTCAGCTTCACCATCAAg gATGTTTATGACAAAGTAGACTATCTGAGCTCCCTGGGCAAGACACAGACCGCTGTGGTGCAGAGAGATGCAGACATTGGTGTGGCAGAGGCAGAACGGGACGCAGGCATCCGG GAAGCTGAGTGCAAGAAGGAGATGCTAGATGTGAAGTTCATGGCAGACACCAAGATTGCTGACTCCAAGAGAGCCTTTGAGCTGCAAAAGTCAGCCTTTAGTGAGGAGGTCAACATCAAG ACAGCTGAGGCCCAGTTGGCCTATGAGCTACAAGGGGCCCGAGAGCAGCAGAAGATCCGGCAGGAAGAGATTGAGATTGAGGTAGTACAGCGCAAGAAGCAGATCGCCGTGGAGGCGCAGGAGATCCTCCGCACCGACAAGGAGCTCATCGCCACTGTGCGCCGTCCTGCAGAGGCCGAGGCCCACCGCATCCAGCAGATCGCTGAGGGTGAAAA GGTGAAACAAGTCCTCTTGGCACAAGCAGAAGCTGAGAAGATTCGCAAAatcggggaggcagaggcagcagtcATTGAGGCAATGGGCAAGGCAGAGGCTGAGCGGATGAAGCTTAAGGCTGAGGCCTACCAGAAGTATGGAGATGCAGCCAAGATGGCCTTGGTGCTGGAGGCCCTGCCCCAG ATTGCTGCCAAGATCTCCGCGCCCCTGAGTAAAGTCGACGAGATTGTGGTTCTCAGTGGAGACAACAGTAAGGTGACATCAGAAGTGAACCGGCTGCTAgcagaactgcctgcctctgtgcaCGCTCTCACCGGTGTGGACCTCTCAAAG ATACCCCTAATCAAGAATGCTACTGGTGCACAGGTGTGA
- the Flot2 gene encoding flotillin-2 isoform X4 → MGNCHTVGPNEALVVSGGCCGSDYKQYVFGGWAWAWWCISDTQSLRLCWPGWVELLRAPHHAPVYQASVLIWISLEIMTLQPRCEDVETAEGVALTVTGVAQVKIMTEKELLAVACEQFLGKNVQDIKNVVLQTLEGHLRSILGTLTVEQIYQDRDQFAKLVREVAAPDVGRMGIEILSFTIKDVYDKVDYLSSLGKTQTAVVQRDADIGVAEAERDAGIREAECKKEMLDVKFMADTKIADSKRAFELQKSAFSEEVNIKTAEAQLAYELQGAREQQKIRQEEIEIEVVQRKKQIAVEAQEILRTDKELIATVRRPAEAEAHRIQQIAEGEKVKQVLLAQAEAEKIRKIGEAEAAVIEAMGKAEAERMKLKAEAYQKYGDAAKMALVLEALPQIAAKISAPLSKVDEIVVLSGDNSKVTSEVNRLLAELPASVHALTGVDLSKIPLIKNATGAQV, encoded by the exons ATGGGCAATTGCCACACGGTGGGCCCCAACGAGGCACTGGTGGTCTCAG GGGGCTGTTGTGGTTCTGACTACAAACAGTATGTGTTTGGCGGCTGGGCTTGGGCCTGGTGGTGTATCTCGGACACTCAGAG CCTTAGATTGTGCTGGCCTGGGTGGGTGGAACTATTGAGAGCACCACACCATGCCCCAGTATATCAGGCATCAGTGCTTATCTG GATTTCCTTAGAGATTATGACGTTGCAGCCCCGCTGTGAGGACGTAGAGACGGCCGAGGGGGTAGCTTTAACTGTGACGGGTGTCGCCCAG GTGAAGATCATGACAGAGAAGGAGCTCCTGGCTGTAGCCTGTGAACAGTTCCTGGGCAAGAACGTACAGGACATTAAGAACGTCGTGCTGCAGACCCTGGAGGGACATCTACGCTCCATCCTTG GGACTCTGACTGTGGAGCAGATTTATCAGGACCGAGACCAGTTTGCCAAGCTGGTTCGGGAAGTGGCTGCCCCTGATGTTGGCCGCATGGGCATCGAGATCCTCAGCTTCACCATCAAg gATGTTTATGACAAAGTAGACTATCTGAGCTCCCTGGGCAAGACACAGACCGCTGTGGTGCAGAGAGATGCAGACATTGGTGTGGCAGAGGCAGAACGGGACGCAGGCATCCGG GAAGCTGAGTGCAAGAAGGAGATGCTAGATGTGAAGTTCATGGCAGACACCAAGATTGCTGACTCCAAGAGAGCCTTTGAGCTGCAAAAGTCAGCCTTTAGTGAGGAGGTCAACATCAAG ACAGCTGAGGCCCAGTTGGCCTATGAGCTACAAGGGGCCCGAGAGCAGCAGAAGATCCGGCAGGAAGAGATTGAGATTGAGGTAGTACAGCGCAAGAAGCAGATCGCCGTGGAGGCGCAGGAGATCCTCCGCACCGACAAGGAGCTCATCGCCACTGTGCGCCGTCCTGCAGAGGCCGAGGCCCACCGCATCCAGCAGATCGCTGAGGGTGAAAA GGTGAAACAAGTCCTCTTGGCACAAGCAGAAGCTGAGAAGATTCGCAAAatcggggaggcagaggcagcagtcATTGAGGCAATGGGCAAGGCAGAGGCTGAGCGGATGAAGCTTAAGGCTGAGGCCTACCAGAAGTATGGAGATGCAGCCAAGATGGCCTTGGTGCTGGAGGCCCTGCCCCAG ATTGCTGCCAAGATCTCCGCGCCCCTGAGTAAAGTCGACGAGATTGTGGTTCTCAGTGGAGACAACAGTAAGGTGACATCAGAAGTGAACCGGCTGCTAgcagaactgcctgcctctgtgcaCGCTCTCACCGGTGTGGACCTCTCAAAG ATACCCCTAATCAAGAATGCTACTGGTGCACAGGTGTGA
- the Flot2 gene encoding flotillin-2 isoform X3, giving the protein MTLQPRCEDVETAEGVALTVTGVAQVKIMTEKELLAVACEQFLGKNVQDIKNVVLQTLEGHLRSILGTLTVEQIYQDRDQFAKLVREVAAPDVGRMGIEILSFTIKDVYDKVDYLSSLGKTQTAVVQRDADIGVAEAERDAGIREAECKKEMLDVKFMADTKIADSKRAFELQKSAFSEEVNIKTAEAQLAYELQGAREQQKIRQEEIEIEVVQRKKQIAVEAQEILRTDKELIATVRRPAEAEAHRIQQIAEGEKVKQVLLAQAEAEKIRKIGEAEAAVIEAMGKAEAERMKLKAEAYQKYGDAAKMALVLEALPQIAAKISAPLSKVDEIVVLSGDNSKVTSEVNRLLAELPASVHALTGVDLSKIPLIKNATGAQV; this is encoded by the exons ATGACGTTGCAGCCCCGCTGTGAGGACGTAGAGACGGCCGAGGGGGTAGCTTTAACTGTGACGGGTGTCGCCCAG GTGAAGATCATGACAGAGAAGGAGCTCCTGGCTGTAGCCTGTGAACAGTTCCTGGGCAAGAACGTACAGGACATTAAGAACGTCGTGCTGCAGACCCTGGAGGGACATCTACGCTCCATCCTTG GGACTCTGACTGTGGAGCAGATTTATCAGGACCGAGACCAGTTTGCCAAGCTGGTTCGGGAAGTGGCTGCCCCTGATGTTGGCCGCATGGGCATCGAGATCCTCAGCTTCACCATCAAg gATGTTTATGACAAAGTAGACTATCTGAGCTCCCTGGGCAAGACACAGACCGCTGTGGTGCAGAGAGATGCAGACATTGGTGTGGCAGAGGCAGAACGGGACGCAGGCATCCGG GAAGCTGAGTGCAAGAAGGAGATGCTAGATGTGAAGTTCATGGCAGACACCAAGATTGCTGACTCCAAGAGAGCCTTTGAGCTGCAAAAGTCAGCCTTTAGTGAGGAGGTCAACATCAAG ACAGCTGAGGCCCAGTTGGCCTATGAGCTACAAGGGGCCCGAGAGCAGCAGAAGATCCGGCAGGAAGAGATTGAGATTGAGGTAGTACAGCGCAAGAAGCAGATCGCCGTGGAGGCGCAGGAGATCCTCCGCACCGACAAGGAGCTCATCGCCACTGTGCGCCGTCCTGCAGAGGCCGAGGCCCACCGCATCCAGCAGATCGCTGAGGGTGAAAA GGTGAAACAAGTCCTCTTGGCACAAGCAGAAGCTGAGAAGATTCGCAAAatcggggaggcagaggcagcagtcATTGAGGCAATGGGCAAGGCAGAGGCTGAGCGGATGAAGCTTAAGGCTGAGGCCTACCAGAAGTATGGAGATGCAGCCAAGATGGCCTTGGTGCTGGAGGCCCTGCCCCAG ATTGCTGCCAAGATCTCCGCGCCCCTGAGTAAAGTCGACGAGATTGTGGTTCTCAGTGGAGACAACAGTAAGGTGACATCAGAAGTGAACCGGCTGCTAgcagaactgcctgcctctgtgcaCGCTCTCACCGGTGTGGACCTCTCAAAG ATACCCCTAATCAAGAATGCTACTGGTGCACAGGTGTGA